DNA sequence from the Neomonachus schauinslandi chromosome 16, ASM220157v2, whole genome shotgun sequence genome:
CCAGTCAAATGTGACTTAATCTATtgagttcttcttttttttaagtggggaggggcagagggagagagagaatcccaatgggcggctcagtctcatgaccctgagatcatgacctgagccctgagatcatgacctgagctgaaatgaagagtcggatgcttaaccgactgagccacacaggtgcccctcccctgcatTGAGTTCTTAAAGTTCAATTCTTGGATTTCTCAGATctggaatttccatttgattttttaaaatttattttaaagttggtACCTAATTACTCTTGATATTTGGTACAGAAATTGGACTTAATTGTctctctatcctttttttttttcaaatcttggTCCCTTATGTTCTGGCTGCTTTGGCAGCCTTGAACTCAACATTTgtctccccagccctgggaggtTGGCTAAAAGCTCTGCTCACACACACTGCAAAGCTGAGTCCACCTTTTGCGACAGTTCTGCTCTGTGAGAGTTCTATGCTGTTGTTACCTCTTTCAACTTAGTTAggtttgacttttatttttttggatatttctcttaatttctgGTTGGTCGTGGCTACCTCACCATATTTTCCAATTCTGCTaaggctttaaaaatatagagagattTATCTTTTCTGCCATCTCTGAAGTGGGATACAGAGGAGCTGTGGTCTGAGCTCAGGCTGATCCTGTTTTTCCTTATAGCCCCCAGCACCCAGGGTGGTGCttcttagcacatagtaggccccCAATAAGTGTATATGAGGAATAGATATTGAATattcaaagaaagcagaaatgtttattatatttctgAAGTGTCTGCAattggaagtttttatttatgtgagttAGAAAACTTTCCCTTTATACCACATTTTTGTTCTGTACTGTGCTTTTGTTGAATAAATCCATTTCTCTCACCATTCCATCATAACATAAAACTTCAGTTTTTCAGCTCACAACTAGATCTTCTGCGTGTGATAGCCTTGCCCCCAAATAGAATAGGCACCACTGATATTTGCCCAGGGCGTGTGTATTTCCTTTCTGCTGCACACATTTACTATGTGATTTATCGTTAAAACCGGCATTCTtgtctgacgcagggctcaaaGCTTGAACTCCCCTTGTGGCTGACAAAGGGACTTTTTGACAACAAGCGGCGGATCCTTTCTGTGGAACTTCCCAAGATCTACCAACAAGGTTGGAGGACGGTGTTCAGTGCTGATGCCAATGTAGTGGACCTCCACAAGCTGGGGCCCCATTTCTATGGGTTTGGCTCCCAGCTCCTGCATTTCGACAGTCCAGAGAATGCAGACATTTCCCAGTGTCTCCTGCAGGCAAGTGATTGACCTGAAAACCTAGGGCCCTGCACGTGTGCCAGGAGCCCATGTGGCAGCCAGCAGACTTCACTGTTCCCCAGGGAAGAGTATCATTTATACAATTAGTTTATTCGTTTTTCCACATCAGCCGACAATTAGACTGGGTTTATACATACTTAAAAATGATTGGTCTGCGGCTCTTCATATTTGCTTGTTTAGAGTTGGGATCAACAGGAAGTCCTAGAAATAAGAAAGGGATGATGGTTGATCACAGGGGATGGGCACGCAAATGCACCAGCCCAGCCCCGGGACGGGCCTGAGCGCTCCTGTCAGGAATGCGCATGTTGCTTGCTCTGGGGTTAAGACGTGTGTCATTTGGTCAAGCTGCTTGACCTCTCTAGGCTTCTCAATTTTTCACCTGTTAAGTGGAGATATAATAGCGCCAAAATTATCGCACCACAGTGAGATTATGTTGTGCTATTTCATAAATGGTATCTATTACTGTTATGTTCTTATGTTATGGACAAGACAGTGTTATACACATAGTACCATCCTTTACGatatgaccttattttaactttttattctgCTAATATGAGAAGAAACCACCTTTTCTACCTGTTTACTCCCTCATTTCTAGCTCTATATAAGCGCTGGTGGCTGAAGACACATTTTCTCCTCAGACCGTGCACATGCTTTCCATCAGGCTCAAGGCTTAATTGGGGTAACGTGTACCGGTGGTTTTTAATGTGGATAGTTAAGAAAAACTTCATTGCTCTCTATTCAGATAAGGAAGCCAATACACAGACTATAGACCGTTGGAGCTTAGGAAACTGTTGTGAGCAGAAAGCTAAAAATGAGAAAGACCCATTTGTCTTACAATGTCTCCAGGACATGTTCTTGAACTGGAACACTGCCCTTTGCTAGTGAGTTCCACGTTTTCTTTTCCCATCACTGCTTTGAAGTCCTATAAAGTTGCTTATACATAAGGTGATGTCACCATGAGGCagtggaagaaactgaagccagGGGTCATGGCTTGGTCTCGGAGCCCTGGGGTAGAGTGACACCCCTAGATCACATGTGTCTCTGTCCTGCTCTCAGactgaaaaaagtagaaaatgcatTCAATTAGATCAGGAGTCTTCTCTGTTGAAACCTGCACGTGTCACAGTACATTATTATGGCCTTTGTCACTAATAACAATAACGCATAATGCTTTTCAAGGAGCTTCCTCTTGCCAGCCATTTGCAAGATGCTCCACGTGTGTTCCTTCATTGGTTTCCCTAACAACCCCTTGGATTTTCCTAACAGTCCATTTCACAGACGGGGAAATCGAGGCATGGTGACGTGAAATAACTTCCTCGAGTGGTAAAGGCACCTCAGACCTCCTTCCAACTGAGTCCTACACCAAAGTCTTTCCCTTCGTGACATCTAAGTGTTCAGGGATggtgcgcctggctggctcagtcggtggagcatgcgacccttgatttcagggttgtgagatcgagcgaGCCCCACTTGAACttggcgtagagattacttagaaataaaatctttaaaacgaAAAGGTTCAGGGGTAAGAACGGATCTGAATTCTCTCACTCCCTTCTCCTTCAGACATTCATTGGACGCTTTCGCCGCATCATGGACTCCTCCCAGAACGCTTACAATGAAGACACTTCGGCACTGGTGGCCAGGCTGGACGAGATGGAGAGGGGCTTGTTTCAAACAGGACAGAAAGGACTGAACGACTTCCAGTGTTGGGAGAAGGGGCAGGCTTCTCAGATCACAGCCTCCAGCCTCGTTCAGAACTATAAGAAGAGAAAACTCACTGACATGGACGACTGAAGGCCAGAAGAACACAGAAGTGCTCCCACTGGAGGGAAACACCCTGTGTGTCCTTGATAGGAGCCTCGTTGACCTTGTATAGGACCAGAACCATGTCCCATGTCCTGACTTATTTCCCGCAGCCGTCCCGGAAGTGGTACCATCTGGTTGGGGAAGGACGTGCCGGAGGATGTCCCTGGCCTATAAGGCACATGAGACTGTCCCACCCTGCTGACCCACAGCCCAGGCCTACTTACCCCATGAACCCCCAGCCGGGGAGACACCAAAGTCCTTCATAAAGAAGGATGGTTAACACATGCATCGAAGTACAGTTGGAACTGGGATCTCTTGTACCCGGGAGTGTGACAGCCTCCAATGTCCAGTTTCACTAGCTCCAAAGGACAGGTACAAATGGGCCATCTCCGCCTGCTCACAAATGTTCTCTGGAGCTTAACTGCCCCATCTTCCTCGTGGGTGCTCAGAGGACAGCACTCCCAGGTTGCCGGCCTTACTTGTGTCCCCTGCCTGTGGGGAGTTACCCCAATTTCCAAAGACAGTTGccaagaataaagaagaaaaaggagaaggcagATGAGTGGCGAGGCTTTTACTAAAGGGAAAGCATTGCTTTCCTCGTCTGTCATCGGGGCTTTGGGGTCTGGACGTCACAGATCTCTGCAGTCAGCCTGGATGGGAAATGATTAACCCAAGTCTGGCTTTTGTCTGGAGATCTTCAGAGCCACCTGCACAGCAGTTCCTTCCCTCCCTAGAAAAGCTGCCAGGGAGTCATTTGGAATCGCAAAGTAGTTATTAAAGGGTGTTAACCAGCCCTTCTTACACTGAAAGCTGGACTTTAGGGTGGCTGGTTAGGAAGGGCCCCGTTTGAGAAGCTTCACGTGGCAAATGTAAGTAGGCAGGAGACCTTGACGATGTTTTTCCTCTTCAGTAAATTCAGCAGCGTTATTACCTGGAGGATTCCTCACCATTTACTGAGGATCTGTTTCAGCAAGCACAGAGCTCTTCCCTGGAGATCAAGGCAGAAACCTGGGGCTGAGTAAGAAGCAGCATTCCCTGCAGGCCACCCCGTTCAAAGGGTCGTTGTCTCCGCGTTGACTTCCCACAATGAGTGACAGTTGCCTTTGTCATTAGAAATTATAGAGGGATTTGGGGATCCAGATTGTGCAGATGTCTCCCTGCaaacttagaatttttaaaatgcatgtttcaAGATGGAACCagtgtttttataatttgattttggTGCTAAATAAATGATCCGTTTTGCACGTGAATACATTCTGTACAAGTACTATTTCTGTAACTTGAGTACTACAGATGATCAGACAAAAGTGATCAGAGAATTTTGTCTTTGATCGTATCCGGCAATAATGCACAACTAAATCCATGTTTTAGTGGCTGCTCTTTTGTTTGCACCAGACTCATGAATATGAGGGACGTCCTCTGTAGGGACGAGATGTGTTCCAGAAAGGTGGGCCTTCCATCGCTAGCACAGCATTGACATATAGCCAGGGCCCCGGGCACGATTCATAGTCAGAATGAGAAAAgcgtattatttcatttttggattcaCTGTTTTCACAGATAGCTTTGTATTAAAGTCTATCCTAAGGCTgctgccatttttttctcttactggggaaaaaaaaattgtgcaggAGTCACATGCCGGGAATAAGTGGGTATGCATGTGCAGAATTTATTCCCTGTTTTACATTTTGAACAGATTATTATAAGTAGCTTTTGAAACCTATTTCCAGTTACAGGGGTGCCTTTAAGTCTTTCAATTACTGCCCCTCTACCCTGCAGTCCTCCCCAAATTAGGCTTATAGATTACTATTTGGTCCCTTCAAAGAGGTGAATTTTTCAAAACGAGTCCACAAATGACTCAAATAGCAAATTGCTCTTAAAATCAAGTGGGGAAATGTGTATCCTTTCCCCCTAAGGCTCTGTTCCCGGGTAACTCTGGTCTTAGTTATATGCAAAGACCTCACCATATTCAGGTTTTTCCCTGGGATCATCTGGGCTGCCAGGGGAGTGGGGCAAGTCTTGGTCTCCTGAGTCCATCCCTCCTGCTCTCTTTGACCTCTGAACTTTGGACAGCCCCAGGCTCAGTCCTCGGGTCTCTCCTAGCCGTTCTCACTTCCGAGAGCATCTTCTCCCATCTCaagctttaaataccatctatgtGCTGTTGACTGCCCGAAATTTGATCTCCAGCTCAGACCCCTCCCTCCAACTCCAGACTTGGATCCAGCCACCtgcttgacatttctttttttttaagattttatttatttgacagagagagacacagcgagagagggaacacaagcagggggagtgggagagggaggagcaggcttcccgctgagcagggagcccgatgcggggctcgatcccaggaccccgggatcatgacctgagccgaaggcagacgcttaacgactgagccacccaggcgcctctgctTGACATTTCTATTTCAACATCTGACCTAACATGGCTGAAATGGAGCTGATCTTCCTCAGTCTGCTCCTCCTataatctttctcttctctgtttctgacAATGCCATCCTTCCCTGTTGCACAGGACAAAAACCTGGGTGCCTCCTTggccctgcccttcctctccaTGTCTTTTGGGTCTACCTTCAAATCACCTGCACAGTCTAACCACGTCTTTCCCACCTCCAGTCTTGCACTGGATGGTTGTGGTCGCCTCCCAACTGCCCCCCCTGcatccaccctccaccccaccctgagACTTACCACTGTAGCAGCCAGAGCGGTCTTGttcaaaaataaatcagatcTTACTCATTCTCAGCTCAAAACCCTCCCATCTCCAAGAAAAAGGTCATTCTGCCATCCCAGCCCCTTTCGTTAAGAAGGTCACTTAATCCCAGTGATAGGgtatagaaatttttttatttttttaaagatttacttattagagagagagggtgagcaggaagaggggcagaaggagagaatctccagcagaatccccactgagcacagagcccgatgcagggctcaatctcaagaccccgaaatcatgacctgagctgaaatcaagagtatgacgcttaaccgactgagtcacccaggctcccctggtgTAGAAATTTTTTAATGCTTCTGTAGCAGAAgtaatttgtttcttattttaaataaaaatttcacattcTGCCTAAGAGATTTCTCAGTATCTTGCAGAGTTTCTCATTAATCTCTCAGCACCACTGGACCTGAGAAGTTTCTGGAACACTGCATCTGGAGTAGTGCAATCAGAATGCAGAAGTATTGAGTGACTTGCTCAGGTCAGTCCCACTGTGAATCTATCTGTTCTCTTCTGTTCCCCCATCCTTCGAGAAACCCCCAAAGAGCTTTTCATCTTTATGCATGAAACAGTTGtgcttaaatgaaaatataatattttacacATCTTAGCAAAGGAAAATAACTGCAGAGGCCTGTATATTTCTGAAAGCAGATATCtttgtgtttaaaagaaaaatctgtactTGAGTAACTTGttgaacaaaatgaaggatagaTGCTTACCTATAAGAACCTTAATCTTAAAATCCTTACCTAGTATGGGTAagctgaaatttttaatttagatacAGATAATTCCTAAAAGACAGTTAAATACCCTAAAAGCTAAAGAAAAGTGTCTGAATTTGGAGTTCTGTTGCTCACTCTTGATATCACTATTTTGAATGAGCAGTAAACCTCCCATCCTTAATGACTAGTgactaaaatgtatatgaatcAAGGGGAAGCCTGAGACAATGTAGAACCATGCTCTCCTACTAAGAGCAAATGATTAACAAAAGTGACAGGCCCAGCCTGCTTTTGTTTGAgctcattttgttgatttttccagGGTTGTGCGTTTCTGTCAAGCACGGAGACACTGAGACCCAGCTCACTTGCCCGGCAACCTTCCTTAGGACAGGAGCATTCTCCTTCCAGGGtaccctctcccactgcctgtgCTGTGGTTTAGGGGAAGGTACAAATGGGGCTGACCCCCTCCCCCGAAGCCAGAGGTTGCCTTTGTGTGTCTGCTCTTCAGAGATCAGAGTCAAGTGTACTAACGGGGCACCATTCCACTAAACCTTCTGTATTTGGGAGTAGCATAGATTTCTCCGACAGTGTGTGAAGATAGTATAGAGAGGCGCCCTGTATCCTTCACCCAGCGTTCCCCCACAGCTTACGTAACCGTGTGCATTTATTAAACTCTGCTAAGTAAGCCACAGGCTTTATGCacatttcaccagtttttccacgaACGCCCTTTTCCTGTTCcagaatgcaatttaaaaatccTCCGTTGCATTTAGGGGGCAGTcgttttttaaagcaaaaaagaacATCAGACTCTTCCCTATGTTAATTTCAGCTTAGCTTATTGGAAAGGTTTCACTGCATTGATGTAGGTCAGGGCGGTCAACTAGGGGCCTGTTAGGCCTAGCCCAGGAGCAAGCTGCTGGTCAGCTCATCAAGAAGGCAGAGTATTTGCTTTTCACCTGAAAATGTCACTCCCCAGTACTTGGATCTGACGGGAAAAGGTCTCTGATTTTACTTAAAGCTTTTCGCATTCTCTCTCTGACAGCAATAGCAAgattttctcccctttcccttctggCACATAGGAGCcaattttctttgtgtttaaatgagtttaaaaagaGCACAGCTTTATACACCAACATTATTAACAAGTGTCTGGACAACTCTGAAAATAGTCCTGGGAACTGCTAAGCGTTTCAGAATCCATAAAGGGAGCGCACAGAACCAGCTAATCCTTGCAAACATCTCCCACTTatgcccaattaaaaaaaaaaaaaaatcccagagttTTAGGTCTTTATGACCTTCTCTGCTCCTGTATCACCCTTGAGAGTATTTGATTCCCACACAATTTCCATGACTCCCTTTGTGCAATGAACATTCTTCCCTGAGgatagtttcttttctttgggtgCAGCAAAGCAAATGAGTGGCTAAGGATTAGAGATTCAAATGCCACCAATGAGGTCAGAGAATGGGGGTGTGATTTATTGAAGGGAACATGTGGTGAAGATGAATGGTGACGCTTGAAGACCGGAGACAGAAACCAGTAATAAGAGTCGGCATGTGCCAGAACCATCGGTTGGGAGAGGTGACAACAGTTGTCCCCAGAGAGTGGCCTTATCTTAATGGGAATAAGAAGGCTTGGCGCTCGGCTATCTTGTAGGCTCAGGAGCAAAGCACTTCACAAAACTTTTCAAAAGACACTGTCATTTTTCAAATTTAGCATTTCATGGTCACGTCTTTATCCAAGATTCCAGATAAATATTAAGTAATGTGCCTCTTTTCAAATCACTGAGAAGTCCAAGAGAGGTTTTCTCAAGCTCAGGCCTTGATCCACATTTCAGAGGATTCTCCTGGCTGAATGTCCAAATCATTTCAAAGATCTTTAGAGGGAGCTGTCCGTATAACCTGATACATCATGTTTATGTCTGGCCAGCAGTGCAAATTAAGTTCTGCAATATTTAAGgcatttttcaaaagacattaataaaaacTGACAAACCTCACTCCATTTTGAAAGACTAGTTATCTTCATAGACTGTTGTGATTTTAAAAGGCTTTTCTGCCACTGCACTAAGATAAAGCATAGGGGAAAATGTGTTGAgttatgtatttgtatttgttgagaGAACAGGGTGCAGCTGAGTTACATGGAGGTGAGGGGATTGCCTTGCTTAATTACAGCTGAAGCATACTCACCTCCTTCCATGTCACCCATGAGGGTTCTGTGGGGACCTGCACCGCACAACAGATCTCTCAGGAAAGGCGTGATGTCTTCAGGCCCCTGACATGGTCATTAACTCTGGGAAGCCAAAGAAAGAGAACTCATCTAGGGTTGGCTTCTTGATAGTATTTTCCATGGGACCCCTTTGTTTAGTGATTCCATCCCCATTCCTTCCCAGAAATGTAGTGGTTGGTAGATGGGTGCCTGATGACCCCCtcattctctgtctgacttgGGCCAAAGTGCAGGAAGGTGCAGGCTAAAGAGTTCTCGCGatcctgggggcagtgggggcgCTGGGTCAGGCGCAGTTCGCCGTCTGGctctttcctcctgccccagggTCTTTCCTGGTGCCTCCTCTtaccagcctccagcctccactcTGGGTTCGGTGCCCAGAATTTGTTTTGGAGGCAGTGACACCCCTGCTCTTTCCAAATTCTTCCCCCAAATAAGCAGATGTTGGAATAATGGAGTGTTTCTTATCAGATCTTGCTAAACTAGCAGCTGTGATGCTGTAGCTTAGAGCCGAAGGGGCCCTCGAGGATTAACGAGTACAGGCTGTAAAAAatacttgctttctttttaagtaatctctatacccaacctggggctcgaactcatgaccttgagatcaataGTTgaacgctctactgactgagccagccaggcacccctgtaaaaaatactttttatcatGTTGTATACATGTCAATACGTTTAAAAGAATGTATGTGCCCTAACTTTATGGCACATGTTCATCACAACATGAACACCGGTGGATGTCTACTCATTTAAGTTCTGGAACATAAGCTTCTGGGTTCCTTCTGCATGGTGTCCCTGATGCCCCCCACCCGCAGAGTAACCCCTATCCTGGATTTTATGTTTATGACCCCCTTGCATATTTATATGTCTAATGAATATATTGTTTTGGTTTGGTGTCGAAATTTGTCAAATGCCACGCTGCCTGCGTCTTGCCTCTTTTACTCAATTTTATGTTTGAACTTCCAACCACCCTAGTGCAGCTCCTTTTTACTGCTAAACGATAACCTATTGATGGGAACATGCCATGATTTCCAGAAGCCTTCTCTCATCACTGGAGATTTGGTTCACGTCCCACAAACATTGTCACCGTGCACATTCTTCGACACATCTGggtcatttatttgagagtttCTCTGGGGTGAGTTTCACCCAAGAGTGAAATTGCTGGCTTGTTGGCTCTGTGGATGCTTGACCTCACAAGATAGTATGGAAAGGTACCGATCTGCTCTCTGATCAGCTGTGTTTAAGAGTCCTCATTATTAGAGTTCTTAACTTTTGCCCATTTAGTGGGTATAAAGTAACTCTTCGTGATGctgatttgcattttgctgatcTAATGATTTGCCTCACTAAtgaggctgattttttttttttaatatgttcactGGCTGTTCATGCTCCTTCttctctgaaatgtttttttaggtgtcttgcctatttttctactaggttgtttgttttctccttacTGATCTATAGGACTGTTCTGTATATACTGATCCTTTGTCGGTTATCCGTGTTGCAAAAAtatctcccagtttgtggcttgtcttttaattttctttgttgtaCTGTTGATGCATAGAAAGGTTCttcacctactttttttttttttaaagattttatttatttatttgagacagaatgagagagagagagagagagagctcatgagaggggggagggtcagagggagaagcaggctccccgccgagcagggagcccgatgcgggactcgatccagggactccaggatcatgacctgagctgaaggcagtcgcttaaccgactgagccacccaggcgccctcttcaccTACTTTTTTAATAGAAGAGAGAATAGGCACAAAGAGGTGATAGGAATTCCTCAATATAAAAGTGTTActacagaagaatgaagttggacccttacctaacaccgtatacaaaatttaactcaaaatggattaaaaatctaaacataaggagcgcctgggtggctcagtcggttaaagcagctgccttcggctcaggtcatgatcccagtgtcctgggatcgagctccacgtcaggctccctgctctggagtggaaagcctgcttctccctctccctctgcctgctctgcctatttggctctctctctgtcaaataaataaaaatcttaaaaaaaaaaaatctaaacataagacctaaaagtataaaactcctaggaaaaaaatatagggaaaatCTTCATGATATTGGATGtggtaatgatttcttggatctgacaccaaaagcccaggtaacagaagcaaaaataggcaaatgggactacatcaaacacGAAGCATTTCTGCACATCAAAGGATACAAcagcatgaaaaggaaaacacagaatgggagaaaatatttgcaaatcatgtatctgagaTGGAGTTAATGTTCAGAATATATAAccaactcctacaactcaacaacaacaaaccaaccTGATTAAAAGTTGGGCAAAGGACTGCATACACTTTTCTCTAAAGatgacatacacatggccaacaagc
Encoded proteins:
- the GINS3 gene encoding DNA replication complex GINS protein PSF3 isoform X1; the encoded protein is MSEAYFRVESGALGPEENFLSLDDILMSHEKLPVRTETPMPRLGAFFLERSGGAETDHAIPQGSKLELPLWLTKGLFDNKRRILSVELPKIYQQGWRTVFSADANVVDLHKLGPHFYGFGSQLLHFDSPENADISQCLLQTFIGRFRRIMDSSQNAYNEDTSALVARLDEMERGLFQTGQKGLNDFQCWEKGQASQITASSLVQNYKKRKLTDMDD
- the GINS3 gene encoding DNA replication complex GINS protein PSF3 isoform X2, with translation MSEAYFRVESGALGPEENFLSLDDILMSHEKLPVRTETPMPRLGAFFLERSGGAETDHAIPQTFIGRFRRIMDSSQNAYNEDTSALVARLDEMERGLFQTGQKGLNDFQCWEKGQASQITASSLVQNYKKRKLTDMDD